The window cgatgctccgcacgtagaagtacgacttctgccacttcttcaccgattggatcagcgtgatgatggggaaggggttgtcggcgcctgatctccgcgacgcgatgaaggcgccagtctgagccggcacgccccgcacgcgcgttcccagcttcgactggaagaactccccccagagctcgagggtggggaggacgccgagatagccctcgcacagggtgacgaaggccgacagcagcaccaccgtgttgggggtgaggtggtgcggctggagctgatagaattccagccaggagcggaagaaggcgctcactggcaggccgaagccgcgcaggaagtgcgagcggaagaccacccgctcgccctcccgcggcgccggcctgagttccttctccggcgcgaggtggacctccactttgtccgcgctgggtagacgccgggtgtcgcggaggaagtcgatgtggtcgttatggacgatggagccgtcccaatccccgccaagctgctctacgtgagGAGGCATGGCAAGGGCTAGCGCTGCGGcagaggagcgtgcggaggaagagcgcggcggcgaggcgctgtcgcgagaacgagcaaggcaagaggacggtggaagtaggaggagcgagCGAGGGCCTGcggccctccacctccccctacttatagcctcacgcggccgaagaggccggacgtgggggggagacgtgggattaactgcgcccactccccccacgtctcgcgtttattacgcataagtgcgtgtcgaaactgccgcacggaacgtgcgggcggtttcgggatacaaaggatccgcgcctgggccggggcgcggacgtggcgggccccctccctgcggcgacgtcccgtcacgcgcgtgggctggcaggctttccggccacgtggctcgCCGACGGCCCGCGGCCGggccgcggcccggtgcacgtgccagcggtttcccgccctccgactccagaagatttcgactaCGGCGGGGCGCCTGACCAAGGCCAGCTCCccgctgccggcttgtcacgataggaagctgttcgagcttctcgaaccccactccacctcgaagcccaatcagcttcggggactactgtcggagtaaatggccacgggtagccattccgactacccctggctcttcagaaaaattatcaggcctttgggccttcaagcactccaagcagtggggccgccttccctgaccggctaccactaaagccgactcccggaaggcgacccagcctcaccgactcctccctaggACGATTACgaggtggccgactccaagaagccggccaagaaggatgctgactcctaggagccggccaagaccacaaccactcctacataacggcgacgtgacggggtgtgtccaccgtgcggcccacgacccccgaagcccgaggcgggcatggctacaggaggccgtacgggagggacgtctcccgtgcggctcggcactgtagccacgctagcctcgacgtcatccacgacccactcctgtacggcccgaggactgcgggcccctttagccagagagaggcgtgaaggcggcccggcttttcctagtcggccaagagtatagccggcctccagaagccggctactcccttcctcgaagcaggagccccattaaggagacaagacgaggtgaggctacagtgatagcccccgaggcggcccactgtagccacgctcatctcaacaaagccctcatcatcagaggcgcggctacagtaagcagccgccgacaagaccctaggcggtgggaccggcctgtcgaccaagtagccggcagccggcgggacccactagccggcgggacccagcagccggcggagaagccggcgagcgtagacactgacggctgggaccagctcccagtcggattaccattgtacccccggcgggtaggcctatataaaccccccggagcacccatgcaaagggttggcttctaggttcgcacccaagcatagcacacccaccatagatagagagaagcaggagctagccttgctcttcttctcccttgacctcaacagctctaggagcgattgtagctaccctttatcgatctagtgatcatgcagagaccccgcagagcaggactaggggtgttatctcctcggagagccccgaacctgggtaagattcgccggcgtgcatgtcttcgcctcatcccgtttccaggcaccggcgacgttttattggctcccacaatgataagccatcccttggcatatgtcacaccaaccacccgacacatATTGTTCTTGTTCCTGTGACTCATAAGTCATAATGCAAAAAATAATATGCGTCCAAGGAAGCAGACCAGGATATATATATTGTTTTCCATATATATATAGTCATGTCTACTTCCTTAGTCCTCCCTGTTAACACTGAGTTTGTGTGTATGTGTGGCTATTAGCCAAGTAGCAGGCCAGAACTAAATATGGATTGTGTCATGTCCACAATAAGATATGCAGAGAAAAAGATTGGCCTATTAGGTCATTGTACTTCTTAGTTGGACTGTGAAGACCTCAGCTATACTTGATGTGTAGTTGCATATTCTTGCTATAATCTGCTCTGACTACCATGCTTCTTAATTTCCAATTTATTATCCAAGAAATGATGTTGTTTCCTAATTTCTTATAATACAATATGGTTTGATAGACATTTTATATGTTTCTCTCATTCTTTGGTCTGGTTTTGAGCTCAGATGCATTCAATGTTGTCTTGCAACAATGCATCTTTAGGGTCCTGAAGTTTTATCTATTAAGATAAGCCGATGCTTGTGCGGATTGCTGAATCAATCAAGATGGAAGCTGATGCAATTAGAGTCCCATTGGTAGCATTCCTGTGATCGAGATGCAGACATTCACTTTAGGATCTGAGTTTTTTTGCTCATCCCCTATGGTAGATGATAACTCAAGCAGTGAATTCATCCACTTCTATACATATTTCCTTCTTTTGTTGTGTTTTGGCATAATCGTTGTCTGATTTGAGTTTTTGTAAGCCTGCTGAAGTCCTATTGATTGTGTTCCTGCAACCCAGCATGATCACCAAAGGGACGTCTCCTGAAAATTAAGAGAATAACTAATTGTATATGCTATTTATTTGTGTTCTTTTTTTCTGAGATTGAGATGATGCACACTTGAATTATGAGTGAATTATGTGTCCTTGGCTATCGAGGCCTAACAAGAACTTTGTATCGCAGTTCCAATCTAGTAAGATGCGATTCTTTGCATGGAAGTTTGTTGCTGGCGCACTACCAACCAACGCATGCAAGTTTAGTAGGCACATCAGTGACTCTTGTGGTTGTCTATTGTGCCATGCTGAGACTGAGGATGCATGCTTTATATGCCCACACGTACCTACATTTTgggatactactccctccgtccgtcCTTGAAAGAGTACTTTCAACATTTTTTAGTTTGACCATATTTATATAATAATACACCAAAATTTATGCCATCAAATTAGTAGCATTAGATTCATGATAAAATATATTTTTCATCATATACCTATTTGGTTTCACAAACATTAATACATTTTTGCACAAACTCGGTCAAATTTTGAGATAGTTTGACCCTCCAACAATACTAGAAGTGTACTCTTTCAAGGACGGAGGCAGTATGTGTCAAGTGTTGCCGATCCGAACAAGAGATACTATTGTTAATTCTGGCCCTGAATGGATTTTTGGTCTGCTGGCTAATAGACCTGACAATGAACAAGCGATGATCATTATGCTACTCTGCAGGATTTGGAGTCTGTGGAATGAGGTGACACATGGTAAAGATGTCCTTGACAAACGGTTCTCTGGACCGGTCGTCGTATGGTCATCTGATTATGAAGATTAAGAAAATGCTAGCTTTTCGGCTGTTTATTCCGTTAAAAATAGACATGGTCAAAATAGAGTTGCTAATAGTCTAGCTAATATTGGTCGTTGTGGAGATGGCACCGCCTGTTGGTTGCACTGAGTTTCTAAGGAATAAAACCCATGgtttaccccgcaaaaaaaaacgcGTAAAAGCGACAACATGTTTGGGAATAAGGATATTTTGCAATAGTCACCAGATATGCTTTACATTTTGGCCACAATCTTATCAGAAATGAGCAGTGTTTTGATACAGAAGACATGAAGTTGCTTGAGAATTTAAGAAATTCTCCTTACAACTGAAGAGTAAGTTTTCACATGCAGAGGGCAGCCTCTGATTCAGCGGGCGGACTTCGCAAACATAAGGGCTGTTGCAGCTAATTTGCTACTGTTCTCGCCCTGACAGTAGCGCATACAAGAGATGCATCCATCTGCTCATGAACTGAGCCAGCACACATCAGGTAATTGTTGGCAAGGGTTTTTGCCCGACTTGCCCAGAACAGAAGCTGATTCAGTGATCAGTATCTAACAAGCTACAGCAAGACACTGATGAAAAGAACACAAGCGTTGTTATGAGACTAATACACGCATTACTTTCTGTCGGCTCATGCTGGTTTAGTCTCTAACAACTGGCGGTGTTTCGTGCAAGTTTTAGCCGTCTTGAGTACCGGCTCATGGAGAGAAATCTGTTGCCAATGGTATGGCAATAGGTTCATCTTCCGGCTGATCGTCGTTCGGTCTGACCTTCTGCGGAGAGAGCCTTTCCTTCAGTCTGTCCTTCACCCCAATCATCTTGGCCTTCACTGAAACAGCCTGGTCAATCATCTTGGCCTTCACTGAAACCGCCTGGTCTTGAACCTTTCCTGATACAGTTGCATACATTGTGCTGAAGGCAAGGCTGACCGTAACccaatgatcatgaaacttctgccCAATGGCTGCGATCCTCTCCGGTAAGTTCTGGATCCTTTCGATCCGCTGCGCAGAATATAGAATGCATCAAAACTTATGTAAATGAAATTTAAATGGGCAGTGTTGTTCGTGAAATTAAACAGAGATACAACAAGACAGCTCATCCAATATCTACTATCAACACCATACCAAACAGAGATACAAGGTCCCAACTACCATATCACCTTTCTGCTAAGACAATACGAGGTCAAATACAAAGTAGACAGAACCCAGAGTAAGACGCAACACAGGAAATCCTCAGGAACATGAAAGAACATATGAAACAGATGGTCAAAGTACATCAGAGATGAAATAATTACTAAGAATCCTTGGAATAAGCTAATCAAATGGTTAACAGACGACATGGTGCTAAATCTAGCAGAACTCCCAGCACAAATATATTAACAGATCTACCAGCACAAATATATCAACAGATCTACCAGCACAAATATATTAACAGATCTACCAGCACAATCTTTAACCTCGTGGGGGCATCAAACGAACAGTATTAGTAGCACAGTTGAGGATCTAAACATATCATGCATATAGTTATTTCCAACATCCAAAAACATAGCTATTAGTTTATAACTAAACCAAAACAGAATAGCTACAATTATCAAGAACCTCAACTTGGTGGTCAAACTCACGAAGACCCTCAAGCCAATCAGGACAATCAATCAATCTCCAGTAGTAGTAACATAGCAAACAGCTAAGCATAAGATAAAATCACCTTCCCGCAGCATAATGGCCAGGAACAACGGAACTAACTATATGCCTATAGCAGTGCCCTTCCCGAAGCATAATGACCAGGAACAATGCCATTGAATTACATATATCCAGTAGGCAAGTTTGATTACTATTTGTACAGCCAgttcaaaagaaaaaaagattaCCATTAGTACAAGAATGAACGGAACATATAGTTGCACATAACACCAATATCGTTATGCTGCTCAAGACAAGTTAGGAAAACAGAAATGCCGCAAGCAATCTCCAGTGGTTAATCAAGAACCTCAACTTGGCACAGGTGCAATATGAGTGCTACGAAATCAGAAATCCCAAATATCAAGGCCACTGAATTAACATATTATCCGGTAGGCAAGCTTCATTATTATCAGTATCAGAATGAACAGTTTAGCATCTGAACATATAATTACACATAATTACCAAGCAAAACACGGCTATGCACAACTAGTTATTTGATCCAACATCCAACAATATCCAGCATAAACGTTACTATTAGTTCGCAACCAAAACAGTGACAGGAAAATCTGGTCATACAGTAGGCAAGTTTCAGCATCTAAGCTTAGATGACCAAGACAATCAAGCAAACTCCATGGTTGATGACGAACCTCAACTTTGTATTCAAGCTCCCGAAGACCCTCAACCCAAAATCAATCTCCAGTCTCATACTAATAAAACATAAGAAACAACTAAGCATCTAAGATAAAATCACCTTCCCGAAGCATAATGACCAGTTACAAGTATAGCAGTTTACATCATTTGATAACATACACTCCAGCGTCAATACCATTATGCTCCAGGAGACAAATCAGGGAAAGAAAAATACCACCAATGACCCAATATAACAGCAATCAAGCAATTCTTGTGGTTAATCATGAACTTCAACTTGGTACTCCAGCTCCTAAAGATCATCAACCCAATTAATCAAGGAATCTCCAGTTTCATAAACATAACAAAGAGCTAAGCATCTAATATAAATCAGACAGGTAACAACACAGGTACTACTGCGGTACTGCCTATAGCAGTTTCAGCAACCAGCATTTGAAAAACAGCAAACATGCAGAACGTTACTCAAGCCACACATCATGAAAACAAAAGTAGCATAGACAAGCCAGGGAAACAAAAAAAAAGCATCGATGACTCTAGCAATTCCAGTCGTTAATCATGAACCTCAATTTGGTACTGCAGCTGCCAAAGATCATCAACCCAATATAGACAATCAAGCAATCTCCAGTTTCATGAACATAACAGCTAAGCATCATCTAAGATAAATCAGACAAGTAAAACAACACAGCAAGATGCCTATAGCAGTTTCAAGCAACCAGCATTTGACACGCAGCAACAATGCAGCAACGTTACTCCAGCCACGTCAGGAAAACGGGAATAGCAGAGACAAGCAGCACAATGAAGCAGTCTTCAAAGGTCAATCACGAACCTCCACTTGGTAATGCAGCTCCTCGAGGTTCTCCAGCAGGTCACGCTCATCAAGCGTCTGTTCAAAACCAAAACGAATCTGAGAACGCAAGTAGCTGCAGGTACTTTGACAACACAGAAGGGTACATGGAACATGGGAGACGAGACGCACCTTCTTCAGGCGGCGCCGAAGGCCTCCCCAGAAACCGTTGGCCTGCTCATGCTCTGATCCGCGCGCGCCGCGCCCACCCCGTGCGCTCCCTCCGTGTCCATGCCCGGTGCCGTCTCCGCCGGACCTCCCGCCGTATGAGCCTCCTGCCTGGTATGAGCCCTGCCCGCCCTCGCCGGTCCTCCCGCCGCAAGAGCCTCCCGCCTGGTACGAGCCCTGCCCGCCCTCGCTGCTCCTCCCGCCGTACGAGCCTCCCCCCTGGTACGAGCCCCGCCCGGTCTCGCCGGTGGATCCATCGGTCCTCACCACGTGACCTCCCCTCGCAGCCGGGCCGCCACCTCCGCCGTGGGCCCGGCCACCGCCGTAGCGGATGCGGCCGACGAGGGCCGCGCGCAACCTGCCCGCCAGGGCCCGGAGCAGCCCGCCGCCGCGCATGGCGGCGATGGGCTAGGGCGCGCAGGGGAGGGTTTGTCGTCGGAGTTCGAGGGCGAGGGCGTGGGGGCGCTGCGGCGGTGCGGGAGCTGTGGCTGTTGCGGTGTTGCCCACTTGCCGTTATGCCACGGGCTTGTATAAAGGGGCGGAGTGGTCGGTGGAGTCCGGA is drawn from Aegilops tauschii subsp. strangulata cultivar AL8/78 chromosome 1, Aet v6.0, whole genome shotgun sequence and contains these coding sequences:
- the LOC109755673 gene encoding uncharacterized protein, whose amino-acid sequence is MRGGGLLRALAGRLRAALVGRIRYGGGRAHGGGGGPAARGGHVVRTDGSTGETGRGSYQGGGSYGGRSSEGGQGSYQAGGSCGGRTGEGGQGSYQAGGSYGGRSGGDGTGHGHGGSARGGRGARGSEHEQANGFWGGLRRRLKKTLDERDLLENLEELHYQVERIERIQNLPERIAAIGQKFHDHWVTVSLAFSTMYATVSGKVQDQAVSVKAKMIDQAVSVKAKMIGVKDRLKERLSPQKVRPNDDQPEDEPIAIPLATDFSP